One Azospirillum brasilense DNA window includes the following coding sequences:
- a CDS encoding N-acetylmuramoyl-L-alanine amidase family protein yields MERRRLLQLALTVPLAGAGALLFPHAAGAQTKPHPAARPRMVVLDPGHGGIDPGAIGARGTQEKEITLHIAQEVGRLLSRQHKLGVTLTRDGDRFLALGERVDAARAARADLFVSIHADSAPNREARGLSAYTLSEKSSDSFAAALAHKENAVDRLGGVDVKDAKKAVKEILLDLTARHTKHAALVARHAIVKGAGKDMLLLDNPMRSANFAVLKAPDVPSVLLETGFLSNPKDEAILRDPKARQKIARVLAREIAGLVTRAPFA; encoded by the coding sequence ATGGAACGCAGACGTCTTCTTCAGCTGGCGCTGACCGTCCCCCTCGCCGGGGCCGGTGCCTTGCTGTTCCCGCACGCCGCGGGTGCCCAGACCAAGCCCCACCCGGCGGCGCGCCCGCGCATGGTGGTGCTCGACCCCGGCCATGGCGGCATCGACCCGGGGGCCATCGGCGCCCGTGGCACCCAAGAAAAAGAGATCACTTTGCACATCGCGCAGGAGGTCGGGCGCCTGCTATCACGGCAGCACAAGCTGGGGGTGACGCTGACCCGCGACGGTGACCGCTTCCTGGCGCTGGGCGAGCGGGTGGACGCCGCCCGCGCAGCGCGGGCCGACCTGTTCGTCTCCATCCACGCCGACAGCGCACCCAACCGTGAGGCGCGCGGCCTATCCGCCTACACCCTGTCCGAAAAAAGCTCCGACTCCTTCGCTGCGGCGCTGGCGCACAAGGAGAACGCCGTGGACCGGCTGGGCGGCGTCGACGTGAAGGACGCCAAGAAGGCCGTGAAGGAGATCCTGTTGGACCTGACGGCGCGCCACACCAAGCACGCGGCGCTGGTGGCCCGGCACGCGATCGTGAAGGGGGCGGGGAAGGACATGCTGCTGCTCGACAACCCGATGCGCTCCGCCAACTTCGCGGTGCTCAAGGCGCCGGACGTTCCGTCCGTCCTGCTGGAGACCGGCTTCCTGTCGAATCCGAAGGACGAGGCGATCCTGCGCGACCCCAAGGCGCGGCAGAAGATCGCCCGCGTTCTCGCACGCGAAATCGCCGGGCTGGTGACGCGCGCGCCCTTCGCCTAG
- a CDS encoding BON domain-containing protein, whose protein sequence is MKSDTPKIPHCQRTCGMTFSARPFFRRAGDRRQSVSGFGRLWALVGMAAVAGLASGCAPVVLGAAGGTAVVAASEHRGLSGFASDTEIKARINHLWFQHSLDMHSRIGLTVDQGRVLLTGRATDAQMRLDAVRLCWQVEGVKEVINEIQVDTDSGIMDSARDTWITTQLRTKLTFDSQIHSQNFSIDTVNGVVYLMGLATHQGELDRVIEHARTLPNVQRVVNYARVL, encoded by the coding sequence ATGAAGTCTGACACTCCCAAGATTCCCCATTGCCAACGCACCTGCGGCATGACTTTTTCCGCCCGCCCGTTCTTTCGGCGGGCCGGGGATCGGAGGCAGAGCGTGTCGGGGTTTGGCCGCCTTTGGGCGCTGGTCGGGATGGCCGCTGTCGCGGGTCTTGCGTCTGGCTGCGCGCCCGTCGTGCTGGGCGCCGCCGGGGGCACCGCCGTCGTCGCGGCCAGCGAGCACCGGGGCCTGTCCGGCTTCGCCTCGGACACCGAGATCAAGGCCCGCATCAACCATCTGTGGTTCCAACACTCGCTGGATATGCATAGCCGCATCGGCCTGACCGTTGATCAGGGCCGCGTGCTACTGACCGGTCGCGCCACCGACGCCCAGATGCGCCTCGACGCCGTGCGCCTGTGCTGGCAGGTGGAAGGCGTCAAGGAAGTCATCAACGAGATCCAGGTGGACACCGACTCGGGCATCATGGACAGCGCCCGCGACACCTGGATCACCACACAGCTCCGCACGAAGCTGACCTTCGATTCGCAGATTCATAGCCAGAATTTCAGCATCGATACCGTCAACGGCGTCGTCTATCTCATGGGTCTGGCCACCCACCAGGGCGAGCTCGACCGCGTGATCGAGCACGCCCGCACGCTGCCGAACGTCCAGCGTGTCGTCAACTACGCCCGCGTCCTCTAG